In Companilactobacillus allii, one genomic interval encodes:
- a CDS encoding MucBP domain-containing protein, with protein sequence MNFKKYAILSMGLWVLGFGVYESQPVIAHADEQTTTSNQVKTTLSSTTNTYWYDGSVKLPDILGDSISNRVVAHFTDGQSDIGEEDVTVTVDPKENTSYNFSNDVDENGLIELQGKVVVGDVKVKYVDTDGNEIATGTEATHSNDQTDVNYLNYTTKQLSIDGYTFVKMGADSLPANGSLSGTGGTVVYVCKASSAKQDVITGNDDPKSVTNAASAEVVTSESDDSNEKDTSSETVDNEPSQTADSTSATKSSDEPTLLNTNDNDSNSETTQQSGLLPSTTTVDNSSSPSTTSNTTATDKKSDDTDVDKTAGQTAADQGLLPQTSNGQTAFYTTLASFSLVSLLGLIGIRIIKH encoded by the coding sequence ATGAATTTCAAGAAATACGCAATACTGTCAATGGGGTTGTGGGTATTAGGATTTGGAGTATATGAATCTCAGCCTGTAATTGCACATGCAGATGAGCAAACTACGACAAGCAATCAGGTGAAAACTACATTATCAAGTACTACTAATACTTATTGGTATGATGGTTCAGTTAAGTTACCGGATATTTTGGGTGATAGTATTAGCAATAGGGTTGTAGCACATTTTACTGATGGACAGTCTGATATTGGTGAGGAAGATGTAACGGTTACAGTTGATCCTAAAGAGAATACTAGCTATAACTTTAGTAACGATGTTGATGAAAATGGATTGATTGAGTTACAGGGTAAAGTTGTTGTTGGGGATGTCAAAGTTAAGTACGTTGATACCGACGGCAATGAAATCGCTACAGGAACTGAGGCTACACATTCAAATGATCAAACTGACGTCAACTATCTTAATTACACCACTAAACAATTGAGTATTGATGGATATACTTTTGTGAAGATGGGTGCTGATAGTCTTCCAGCAAATGGCTCGTTATCAGGGACTGGTGGAACAGTAGTCTATGTTTGCAAGGCTAGTTCAGCTAAGCAAGATGTGATCACAGGCAATGATGATCCAAAGAGTGTGACCAACGCTGCTAGTGCCGAAGTTGTAACTTCTGAATCTGATGATTCCAACGAAAAGGACACATCCTCAGAAACTGTGGATAATGAGCCTAGTCAAACCGCTGACTCCACTAGTGCTACTAAGTCTAGTGATGAGCCTACGCTTTTGAATACTAATGATAATGATTCTAATTCAGAAACTACTCAGCAAAGTGGTCTTTTACCATCGACTACGACAGTTGACAATAGTAGTAGTCCATCAACCACTTCAAATACAACTGCTACAGATAAAAAATCTGATGATACTGATGTAGATAAAACTGCTGGACAAACTGCGGCTGACCAAGGACTTTTACCACAGACTAGTAATGGACAGACTGCCTTTTATACTACTTTAGCCAGTTTTTCATTAGTTTCATTATTAGGTTTAATTGGAATTCGTATAATTAAGCACTAA
- a CDS encoding zinc-binding alcohol dehydrogenase family protein — MNAVVVENPGGPEVLKYTKVPTPKVKKGWSLIEVKGFGINHSEIFTREGKSPDVKFPRILGIEAVGVISDSTDVNLKVGQKVMTFMGEMGRNYDGSYAEYVLVPNKQIFPIDSDLDWAKLAAIPETFYTAFGSLTGLQLHDGDHLLIRAGTSGVGVSAAKLAKAMGNINVTSTTRNLNKSDLLVKIGVDNVIQDDNGTLVTSEKFDKILDLMGPKTVPDSLKMLNEYGIVSSTGQLGGVWTLDEFDPIMEIPNNCYLTSFYSGDVDINLLNKLIELIEVKHIDVEPTKVFSLKEVSQAHSYLQGNHSFGKVVVLP; from the coding sequence ATGAATGCAGTCGTTGTAGAAAATCCCGGTGGTCCTGAGGTTTTGAAATATACTAAAGTGCCAACACCAAAGGTCAAAAAGGGATGGAGTCTGATTGAGGTTAAGGGATTTGGTATCAATCATTCTGAAATATTCACTCGTGAAGGTAAGTCACCAGATGTAAAATTTCCTAGAATTCTAGGAATTGAAGCTGTAGGTGTGATTTCTGATTCGACTGATGTCAACTTAAAAGTTGGTCAAAAGGTCATGACTTTTATGGGAGAAATGGGACGTAATTATGATGGCAGTTATGCTGAGTATGTATTAGTTCCCAATAAGCAGATTTTCCCTATTGATTCAGATCTTGATTGGGCAAAGCTTGCTGCTATTCCAGAGACTTTTTACACTGCATTTGGTTCTCTAACTGGCTTACAACTTCATGATGGTGATCACTTGTTGATCCGTGCAGGTACTAGTGGAGTTGGAGTTTCAGCGGCCAAACTGGCTAAAGCTATGGGTAATATCAATGTAACTAGCACAACTAGAAACCTTAATAAGTCTGATCTGTTAGTAAAGATTGGTGTTGATAATGTTATTCAAGATGATAACGGAACATTAGTTACTAGTGAGAAGTTCGATAAAATATTGGATCTGATGGGGCCTAAGACTGTTCCTGATTCTTTGAAGATGTTGAATGAATATGGAATCGTCAGTTCAACTGGACAATTGGGAGGAGTTTGGACGTTAGATGAATTTGATCCAATAATGGAGATACCTAATAATTGTTATCTGACATCGTTTTACTCTGGAGATGTTGATATTAACCTATTAAATAAATTGATTGAATTAATAGAAGTTAAGCATATCGATGTAGAACCGACCAAAGTATTCAGTCTAAAAGAAGTATCACAGGCACATTCCTATCTGCAAGGTAATCACAGTTTTGGTAAGGTTGTAGTCCTACCTTAA
- a CDS encoding ABC transporter permease/substrate-binding protein yields the protein MSGIVHIFKTQGNDIINSVGQHISISLVSLLIAAVIAIPLAIILMRHKRAAEFILNVTSVLQTIPSLALLGILIPLVGIGTVPSVIALVVYAVMPIFQNTYSGLTTIDPDLEEAAEAFGLSRTKKLVKIEIPLAMPMIISGLRIAMVMIIGTATLAALIGAGGLGTYIILGIETNNNSLLIVGAVLSAILALIFSALIRGISKLSLRKIGIVFATLVILIGGVAGYRIVAKPTTNITIAGKMGSEPEILINMYKELIEQDNPHIKVTTKSNFGGTSFLYKALKSGSIDIYPEFTGTVLESLVKTKKSASHDPEATYKLAKSLLKSQENLEYLKPMKYENGYALVVKRSFAKKYNLKTVSDLVKVEDKINAGFDPDFYQLSDGYPGISKAYNLKFGNTQTMESSIRYKAIANGKVNLVDGYTTDPQIQEYDLVALKDNKKFFPPYQGAPLVSEKLLTKYPGIRKTLNKLAGKISVTDMQKMNYLVSVKHEKASKVAHAYLVEHNILDK from the coding sequence ATGTCAGGAATTGTTCATATATTCAAGACGCAAGGTAATGACATAATAAATTCAGTAGGACAACATATATCTATTTCTTTAGTTTCATTACTAATTGCCGCAGTTATCGCGATACCTTTGGCAATTATTCTGATGAGACATAAACGAGCCGCAGAATTTATCTTAAATGTAACTAGTGTTTTACAAACTATTCCTAGTTTGGCATTACTAGGTATATTGATTCCTTTGGTTGGAATTGGTACGGTGCCATCAGTTATTGCTCTGGTAGTTTATGCTGTTATGCCAATATTCCAAAATACGTATTCAGGATTAACAACAATTGATCCTGACTTGGAGGAAGCAGCGGAGGCATTCGGTTTATCGAGAACCAAAAAGTTAGTGAAAATAGAAATTCCACTGGCTATGCCAATGATTATCTCTGGATTAAGAATTGCCATGGTTATGATTATTGGTACAGCTACATTGGCAGCATTGATTGGTGCCGGTGGATTGGGAACTTATATTATCTTGGGTATCGAAACCAATAATAATTCATTGTTGATCGTCGGTGCTGTCTTGTCCGCTATTTTAGCATTGATATTTAGTGCGTTGATTCGTGGCATCTCTAAGTTATCTTTGAGAAAAATTGGAATTGTCTTTGCAACATTGGTTATCTTAATCGGTGGTGTTGCTGGATATCGAATCGTCGCTAAACCAACTACTAACATTACGATTGCCGGTAAGATGGGTAGTGAACCAGAGATCTTGATCAATATGTATAAGGAATTGATCGAACAAGATAATCCACACATCAAAGTTACAACAAAATCTAATTTTGGTGGAACATCCTTCCTATATAAAGCCTTGAAATCTGGATCTATTGATATTTACCCAGAATTTACAGGAACTGTTTTGGAATCCTTAGTCAAGACTAAGAAGAGTGCTAGTCATGATCCTGAGGCTACGTACAAACTGGCTAAATCGTTATTGAAATCGCAAGAAAATCTAGAATATTTAAAACCAATGAAGTATGAGAATGGCTATGCATTGGTCGTTAAGAGGAGCTTTGCTAAAAAATATAATTTGAAGACTGTCTCTGATTTAGTTAAGGTTGAAGATAAGATCAATGCAGGATTTGATCCGGACTTTTATCAATTGAGTGATGGATATCCTGGAATTAGTAAAGCTTATAATTTGAAATTTGGGAATACACAGACTATGGAGTCGTCGATCCGTTATAAGGCCATTGCTAATGGAAAAGTTAATTTGGTTGATGGATACACAACGGATCCACAGATTCAAGAATATGACTTGGTAGCATTGAAGGATAATAAAAAATTCTTCCCACCATATCAAGGCGCACCATTGGTATCTGAGAAGTTATTGACAAAGTATCCTGGAATTCGTAAGACTTTGAACAAATTAGCAGGAAAAATCAGTGTGACAGATATGCAAAAGATGAATTATCTTGTTTCAGTAAAACATGAGAAGGCATCTAAGGTTGCACATGCCTATCTAGTCGAACACAATATTTTGGATAAATAA
- a CDS encoding ABC transporter ATP-binding protein — protein sequence MIEFKNVYKKYENNNNTAINDLNLQIEDGDFFVLVGPSGSGKTTTLKMINRLIKQTSGDITIDGKNIDDFNLQEMRLQMGYVLQNIALFPNLTIEDNITIQPESLKWTKERRHKVAFDLLEKVGLDPKEYAKRLPNELSGGEQQRVGIVRALASNPKIVLMDEPFSALDPISRNQLQELVLKLHKEMKMTFIFVTHDMNEALRLGNTIAIMRVGHLEQIGSRDEIINNPKNNFVDGFFKSQHTDDKKIKLIIDSQDCPEVKGLGSDLNEEDNISDLARLLKEKDFVLVKSSDERIFKITTQSLLNYLARDGE from the coding sequence ATGATTGAATTTAAGAATGTCTATAAAAAGTATGAAAATAATAATAATACTGCAATTAATGATTTGAATCTCCAAATTGAAGACGGAGATTTTTTTGTGTTAGTTGGACCCAGTGGTAGTGGTAAAACCACTACTTTAAAAATGATCAATCGCCTCATAAAACAAACATCTGGTGATATTACTATTGATGGTAAAAATATTGATGATTTCAATCTTCAAGAAATGCGTCTTCAAATGGGATATGTCTTACAAAATATCGCCTTGTTCCCAAACTTGACTATCGAAGATAATATTACTATTCAACCGGAGTCTTTAAAGTGGACTAAAGAACGCCGTCATAAAGTAGCCTTTGATTTACTTGAAAAAGTTGGTCTTGATCCCAAAGAATATGCGAAACGTTTGCCAAATGAGTTATCGGGTGGTGAACAGCAACGTGTCGGAATTGTTCGAGCATTGGCTTCTAATCCCAAGATTGTTTTGATGGATGAACCATTCAGTGCGCTAGATCCAATTTCTCGTAATCAGTTACAGGAACTAGTTTTGAAACTTCATAAAGAAATGAAAATGACATTTATCTTTGTTACACATGATATGAATGAGGCTTTGAGACTGGGTAATACGATTGCTATTATGCGTGTTGGTCATTTGGAGCAGATCGGTAGTCGAGATGAAATAATCAATAATCCTAAGAATAACTTTGTTGATGGATTCTTTAAGAGTCAACATACTGATGATAAGAAGATCAAGTTGATTATTGATAGTCAAGATTGTCCTGAAGTTAAAGGTCTAGGTTCTGATTTGAATGAAGAAGATAATATCTCTGATCTCGCACGTTTATTAAAGGAAAAAGATTTTGTATTGGTCAAAAGTTCAGACGAACGGATTTTTAAAATCACCACTCAAAGTCTCTTAAATTATTTAGCAAGGGATGGTGAGTAG
- a CDS encoding Rrf2 family transcriptional regulator: MRVSTRFSDSIHILAFIEIYKDIRLSSEVIASSVETSPVVIRRLMGVLREAGLIATKQGSAEPKLAREPKDITLLDIYFATEGNKPLFELDKKTNPECIVGGNIQDVLGDYYEQAKISAQRKLNDTTLQDLIETILVKQKAKEIANRV, translated from the coding sequence ATGCGTGTATCAACTAGATTCAGTGATTCCATTCATATTCTAGCGTTTATCGAAATATATAAAGACATTAGACTATCCAGTGAAGTGATTGCTAGTAGTGTTGAAACTTCCCCTGTCGTAATAAGAAGACTGATGGGAGTTCTTCGAGAGGCTGGACTAATCGCTACAAAACAAGGATCAGCCGAACCAAAATTAGCTCGAGAACCCAAAGATATTACACTACTAGATATTTATTTTGCCACGGAAGGAAACAAACCATTATTTGAATTGGATAAGAAAACTAATCCAGAATGCATCGTAGGTGGAAATATTCAAGATGTCCTAGGCGATTATTACGAACAAGCAAAAATTTCAGCCCAACGAAAACTAAACGATACAACATTACAGGATTTGATTGAAACAATTCTGGTAAAACAAAAAGCTAAAGAAATAGCTAACAGAGTGTGA
- a CDS encoding SDR family oxidoreductase — protein MKYIITGATGHLGSQILKEIVKLVPNSDISVGVHTPSKANLIASMGIEVLPIDYNNETMMISALTGKDILVYVPSKSHDSFSRVSELENVIKAAEKSGIGHILAMGFIADQENNPFDLSAFYGYLPRRLAESKLKFTIIKNALYADPLIPYLPELIERKNVIYPVGNEALSFISLEDSAKAFAKVAVTDELRQDGKIYTLTQDRNYTMVELADVLSEVSGHKIGYQPVTLQKFSDLYDQNGEGNMLSSMYRAGAMGLLDTVTDDYQEILGHSATDLSEFLTLKLN, from the coding sequence ATGAAATACATTATTACTGGTGCTACCGGTCATTTGGGGTCACAAATTTTAAAAGAAATTGTCAAACTTGTACCTAACTCAGATATAAGTGTTGGTGTTCATACGCCCAGTAAAGCAAATTTAATTGCCTCTATGGGAATTGAAGTTTTACCAATTGATTATAATAACGAAACTATGATGATCAGTGCATTGACGGGCAAGGATATTTTGGTATATGTTCCCAGTAAAAGTCATGATAGCTTCAGTCGTGTTAGTGAACTAGAAAATGTTATCAAAGCAGCTGAAAAATCTGGAATTGGACATATTCTTGCTATGGGATTCATTGCCGATCAGGAAAATAATCCGTTTGATTTGTCAGCATTCTATGGTTATTTACCAAGACGTCTGGCAGAATCAAAGTTAAAATTCACAATTATTAAGAATGCATTGTACGCTGATCCCTTGATACCGTATTTGCCAGAATTAATTGAACGTAAAAATGTTATTTACCCAGTCGGTAATGAGGCTTTATCATTTATTAGCTTAGAGGATAGTGCCAAGGCCTTTGCCAAAGTTGCAGTGACCGATGAATTACGTCAAGATGGTAAAATTTACACTCTTACTCAAGATAGGAATTATACAATGGTGGAATTGGCAGATGTATTGTCTGAAGTTTCAGGACATAAAATCGGTTATCAACCAGTTACACTACAAAAATTCTCTGATTTATATGATCAAAATGGTGAAGGAAATATGTTAAGTTCGATGTATCGTGCTGGTGCCATGGGATTGTTGGATACTGTTACTGATGACTACCAAGAAATATTAGGACATTCAGCGACTGATTTGAGTGAATTCTTAACTTTGAAATTAAATTAG
- a CDS encoding DUF916 and DUF3324 domain-containing protein, which produces MLKKIFLPMILGLVSIFLLFTVGSTSVKADTLNYTVGADLPDNQIEKSGSYFNLKVTPGQSQDLTIKITNKDTTSHQYEVSINRGLTNQNGIIDYGTHGSEEKDGLEYNIESLVDDPQNVTVDGNSTKLVTLHLNAPKQAFSGIILGGIRVKELTSTSKNSSKKGLTINNQYAYVIGLELRQNSDKIKPKLQLGDISEKQYNYYNYVSANLINPTPSIIDNLSINATVKNTKGKNVYTQNKTNLSMAPNSDFGYLIGSPKQTLKAGNYELVMDAKSGSTIWHFDRKFTITTATAKKLEKTTVAPKSSGPNYLLIAFIIAILLIMILVIFVYHKKYRKN; this is translated from the coding sequence ATGCTAAAGAAGATATTTTTACCAATGATTTTGGGATTGGTTTCAATATTTTTACTTTTTACGGTGGGATCTACGTCGGTCAAAGCCGATACTTTGAACTATACCGTAGGCGCGGATCTTCCGGATAATCAAATTGAAAAATCAGGATCATATTTTAATTTAAAAGTTACTCCAGGGCAAAGCCAGGATTTAACTATTAAGATAACCAATAAGGATACGACTAGTCATCAATATGAAGTTTCAATTAATCGTGGATTAACAAATCAAAATGGGATTATTGATTATGGAACTCATGGTTCTGAAGAAAAAGATGGACTAGAATATAATATTGAATCTCTAGTTGATGACCCACAGAATGTTACAGTCGATGGGAACTCAACTAAATTAGTGACACTACACTTAAATGCTCCTAAACAAGCATTTTCAGGAATAATCCTTGGAGGAATCAGGGTTAAGGAATTAACTAGTACTTCAAAGAATAGTAGTAAAAAAGGTCTTACAATCAATAATCAATATGCATACGTCATTGGATTGGAATTAAGACAAAATTCCGATAAAATAAAACCAAAGTTGCAACTAGGTGACATAAGCGAGAAACAATATAATTACTATAATTATGTTTCGGCAAATTTAATAAATCCAACACCTTCAATTATTGATAATTTATCGATCAATGCCACCGTAAAGAACACTAAGGGTAAAAATGTTTATACGCAAAATAAGACCAATTTATCCATGGCTCCTAATAGTGACTTTGGATATTTGATTGGCAGTCCAAAACAGACATTAAAAGCCGGCAATTATGAGCTAGTCATGGATGCTAAAAGTGGATCAACAATTTGGCATTTTGATAGGAAATTCACCATCACAACAGCGACTGCTAAGAAACTTGAGAAGACAACAGTTGCTCCTAAGAGTAGTGGACCAAATTACTTATTAATTGCCTTTATAATCGCCATTCTATTAATTATGATTCTTGTCATTTTTGTATATCATAAGAAGTATAGAAAAAATTAA
- a CDS encoding WxL domain-containing protein, producing the protein MKNLIKGTAVLGAIVVGAASTFLTVGAATTDAAETSPAPTTTNSTATITQTGALNLDSAPSIDFGSQAYTVGETKYASSAIGSDLHVTNPGFASGWSVTVSATPFTDSATSNTLKGTTLSLDSSKAAPITADDSSNVSGLPSYVAPLTIGSSATEVESAGAGDGVGAYSTSYGAADASLNVPAGNLPGTYSSTLTWTLNDAPA; encoded by the coding sequence ATGAAAAATTTAATTAAGGGAACGGCTGTATTGGGGGCTATAGTTGTCGGTGCTGCATCAACGTTTTTAACCGTTGGCGCTGCAACAACTGATGCGGCTGAAACGTCGCCGGCCCCAACAACGACAAATTCAACAGCAACAATTACTCAAACGGGTGCTTTGAATCTTGATTCTGCACCTAGCATTGATTTTGGATCGCAAGCATACACTGTAGGTGAAACTAAATATGCCTCATCTGCAATTGGATCCGATTTACATGTAACTAATCCCGGATTTGCATCAGGATGGTCAGTTACTGTTTCGGCCACTCCATTTACCGATTCAGCAACTTCTAATACATTGAAAGGTACAACGTTATCTTTGGATTCTTCAAAGGCTGCTCCAATTACAGCAGATGATTCGTCTAACGTTTCAGGACTTCCAAGTTACGTTGCTCCATTAACGATTGGATCTTCAGCTACAGAAGTTGAATCAGCTGGTGCCGGTGATGGTGTTGGTGCTTATTCAACATCATATGGTGCTGCAGATGCAAGTTTGAACGTACCTGCTGGTAATTTACCAGGTACTTATAGTTCAACATTAACTTGGACTTTAAATGATGCCCCTGCTTAA
- a CDS encoding NAD(P)H-dependent oxidoreductase, translating into MIKTLIIVSHPEIDNSQTQQFLKKGSEEVDTTWHHIESLDKIDVLAEQKLLKNADRIIFQFPLYWYAAPFGLKKWEDEVLTRNFIYGDGTYPLKDKEFGLVVTTGMPLKDFQHGAKENITLDEAMAPYRAIAHLGKMKILTVFSVPQFWYMDEDRQMQLLIDYERYLSQKMPDSLLNREEWFNDRLNKFVSKLDDGDKFTGNLILDTFTNNKEDLSQLNDTLKMIKNGEE; encoded by the coding sequence ATAATTAAGACGTTAATAATAGTTTCACATCCAGAAATTGATAATTCTCAAACACAACAATTCTTAAAAAAAGGTTCAGAAGAGGTTGATACAACTTGGCATCATATTGAATCTCTTGATAAAATTGATGTTTTGGCAGAACAAAAGTTGTTAAAAAATGCAGACAGAATTATTTTTCAGTTTCCACTTTATTGGTATGCCGCACCGTTTGGATTAAAAAAATGGGAAGATGAAGTTTTAACTCGTAATTTTATTTATGGGGATGGTACTTATCCATTAAAAGATAAGGAATTTGGATTGGTTGTCACGACAGGGATGCCACTTAAAGATTTCCAACATGGCGCTAAAGAAAATATCACGTTGGACGAAGCAATGGCACCATATCGAGCCATCGCACATTTAGGTAAAATGAAAATACTTACCGTATTCTCCGTACCACAATTTTGGTATATGGATGAAGACAGACAAATGCAATTATTGATTGATTATGAGCGATATCTCAGTCAAAAAATGCCAGATTCTTTACTTAATCGAGAAGAATGGTTTAATGACCGATTAAACAAATTTGTGTCTAAGTTAGATGACGGCGATAAGTTCACTGGAAATTTGATTTTGGATACATTTACGAATAATAAAGAGGACTTAAGCCAGCTAAACGATACGTTGAAAATGATTAAAAATGGTGAAGAATAG
- a CDS encoding ABC transporter ATP-binding protein: MDKAKKSEILVVKNLQKVFFPGTENEKHILKNINLKIYNGDFISVIGNNGAGKSTLLNTIAGTLSADAGEIDLDNHNIVNKSIAYRARFMSRVFQDPKMGTAGDLSVAENLVLAQKHTHTASLHRFKTADKWVEFKKLLKTLNMGLENRLETQVKYLSGGQRQALSLLMATLSKPDLLLLDEHTAALDPKTSFDVMDITQSIVQREKLTTMMITHKMSDALKYGNRLIMVQDGQIKLDVSGLDKENLKSEELIQLFQE, translated from the coding sequence ATGGACAAAGCGAAGAAATCAGAAATATTGGTAGTAAAAAATTTACAAAAGGTATTCTTTCCGGGAACCGAGAATGAAAAACATATTTTAAAGAATATTAATTTAAAAATATACAATGGAGATTTTATTTCTGTTATCGGAAATAATGGTGCTGGCAAGTCGACTTTGTTAAATACCATTGCTGGTACTTTATCAGCGGATGCCGGAGAGATTGACTTGGATAATCATAATATTGTTAATAAGTCGATTGCTTATCGTGCCCGCTTTATGTCAAGAGTCTTTCAGGATCCCAAAATGGGCACTGCCGGTGACTTGAGTGTTGCTGAAAATTTAGTATTAGCACAAAAGCATACGCACACAGCTAGTTTACACAGATTTAAAACTGCTGATAAATGGGTTGAATTTAAAAAATTATTAAAGACATTGAATATGGGATTAGAGAATAGATTGGAAACCCAGGTAAAGTACTTATCTGGAGGACAACGCCAAGCATTGTCATTATTGATGGCAACGTTAAGTAAACCTGATTTATTATTATTAGATGAACATACGGCAGCCTTGGATCCAAAGACTAGCTTTGATGTGATGGATATAACTCAAAGTATTGTGCAACGTGAAAAGTTAACAACTATGATGATTACACATAAGATGTCTGATGCATTGAAATATGGTAATAGATTGATCATGGTGCAAGACGGTCAAATAAAGCTTGATGTTAGTGGTTTGGATAAGGAGAATTTAAAATCTGAGGAATTGATTCAGTTATTTCAGGAGTAG
- a CDS encoding ABC transporter permease — protein MFISSLGQGLLWAPLVIGVFITFRILDIPDLTTEGSFPLGAATTISLMIHGQSTLIATIAGFVVGCVAGIVTGVLDTKLKIPSLLAGILTMTGLYSVNMHIMGKSNVPLLDQKVLTSYLPESLSSDIQTIIIGLIIVAIILGLLYSMFKTRLGLSLMATGNNKSMSAANGIQTDRMIIFGYMISNGLIALSGSLIAQSNGYADIGMGIGTIVIGLASVLVGEIFFRGRKILVRLLAMVFGAIIYRLLLTIAMGLGFPPDDLKILSAVILIIVICVPIVQNRIKTKKQLKEYLSELSKGETYGQSEEIRNIGSKKFTKGILSGNRE, from the coding sequence ATGTTTATATCAAGTTTAGGACAAGGATTATTGTGGGCACCATTAGTAATTGGAGTTTTTATAACCTTTAGAATTTTGGACATACCTGATTTAACGACTGAGGGGAGTTTTCCACTTGGTGCAGCAACCACGATCAGCTTGATGATCCATGGGCAATCAACGTTAATCGCAACGATAGCTGGATTTGTCGTTGGATGTGTTGCCGGAATAGTCACTGGAGTTTTGGATACAAAATTAAAGATACCTTCATTATTGGCAGGAATTTTAACAATGACCGGATTGTATTCAGTGAATATGCATATTATGGGTAAATCCAATGTACCTTTATTAGATCAAAAAGTTTTGACTAGTTATTTACCAGAAAGTCTATCCTCGGATATTCAAACTATAATAATTGGTCTTATCATTGTAGCTATTATTTTGGGACTGCTTTATTCCATGTTCAAAACACGATTGGGTCTATCACTTATGGCTACTGGCAATAACAAGTCGATGAGTGCTGCCAATGGGATTCAAACTGATAGAATGATAATTTTTGGTTATATGATTTCAAATGGATTAATTGCGTTATCTGGTTCATTGATTGCTCAAAGTAACGGATATGCTGACATCGGAATGGGAATTGGGACCATTGTAATTGGTTTGGCATCAGTATTGGTCGGTGAAATATTTTTTAGAGGCAGAAAAATACTTGTTAGATTGTTGGCCATGGTATTTGGTGCAATCATTTATAGATTATTATTAACAATTGCAATGGGATTAGGTTTTCCACCAGATGATCTGAAGATTCTTTCAGCAGTAATATTGATAATTGTTATCTGTGTACCCATTGTTCAAAATCGAATTAAAACTAAAAAACAACTTAAAGAATATTTATCAGAATTATCAAAAGGGGAAACTTATGGACAAAGCGAAGAAATCAGAAATATTGGTAGTAAAAAATTTACAAAAGGTATTCTTTCCGGGAACCGAGAATGA